A single Thermaerobacter sp. FW80 DNA region contains:
- a CDS encoding RDD family protein, with protein sequence MAPRDRDEPAPVVLRWVAGAIDLALLSAFGNVTGLTVLAVADARWGGAAVGLGLAVMATTAAGYFAVGEGRWGMTLGKLAVGVRVVGADGRPPGTRRALVRFVARVAGTVALGAGWWPLLGGSEGRPRRAWHDAVAGTHAIRWAPWRQAPGPAARGGGR encoded by the coding sequence GTCGCCGGCGCCATCGACCTGGCGCTGCTGAGCGCCTTCGGCAACGTGACGGGCCTCACCGTCCTGGCGGTGGCCGACGCCCGCTGGGGCGGGGCGGCCGTGGGCCTGGGGCTGGCGGTGATGGCGACCACCGCCGCGGGGTACTTCGCCGTGGGCGAGGGCCGCTGGGGGATGACGTTGGGGAAGCTGGCGGTGGGCGTGCGCGTCGTCGGCGCCGACGGCCGCCCGCCGGGGACGCGGCGGGCCCTGGTCCGGTTCGTCGCGCGCGTGGCGGGGACGGTGGCCCTGGGCGCGGGCTGGTGGCCGCTGCTGGGGGGGAGCGAGGGGCGGCCGCGGCGTGCCTGGCATGACGCCGTCGCGGGGACCCACGCCATCCGGTGGGCGCCCTGGCGGCAGGCACCGGGACCCGCCGCCCGCGGAGGGGGACGGTAG
- the yabP gene encoding sporulation protein YabP, which produces MAEGQAAPGNRGRHNLTLVGRERLELDGVQRVENFDDRTVVLDTVMGRLTVRGEGLHIHELNLEEGRLRMTGRVAQLAYDDSTPRRRDRRHLLERLFQ; this is translated from the coding sequence GTGGCCGAGGGCCAGGCTGCGCCGGGCAACCGGGGACGCCACAACCTGACGCTGGTTGGCCGGGAACGGCTGGAGCTGGACGGCGTGCAACGGGTGGAGAACTTCGACGACCGCACGGTGGTGCTCGATACCGTGATGGGTCGGCTCACCGTCCGCGGCGAGGGCCTGCACATCCACGAGCTCAACCTGGAGGAGGGCCGGCTGCGCATGACGGGCCGGGTGGCGCAGCTGGCGTACGACGACTCCACCCCGCGCCGGCGCGACCGCCGCCACCTGCTGGAGCGGCTCTTCCAGTGA
- the mfd gene encoding transcription-repair coupling factor, giving the protein MTGRPAQDLTDELLRLWQQLPEFPSLAGGVRRELPAQAVHGIAGPAAASLLVALAAATGRTLFVLTADQGAADALAADLRAWVPADGVVVFPAIEVLPFEVLATSPELAAARLQALARIRQGPCIVVAPVAAVARRLPHPEQWAAGLLDLEPGQGLERDALLARLVAAGYQRVEQVERPGELAARGGIVDVYPPAGEPLRIEFFGDEIESLRRFDPTTQRSTERLDRAQLVPARELVLDEPAWRRGLARLAEELERLREQTRQRRGGAARQLLERLEQDLARLEAERAVDLAERYLPLFAAEMATLLDYAPGPALAVWVEPRALEEAVADRERQWQERQADLLARGEILPAQASLYLDAGGLWRALASRPVLYLSLLARAPGQGPEPRQVFAITARPAPMFHGQWDLFEEEIRTWQRQHYRVLVVAGDEERARRVQQTLAAGDVAARSASALGVPDPGEVRVAPAALSEGFEVPALRWVVLTEREVLGRRVARRRSPTAAAERAETQAQALERLVDLKPGDYVVHVHHGIGRFLGLRTMEIQGVHRDYLTIQYAGGDRLYVPTDQIELVQKYVGAEGHQPRLAKLGSGEWHKVKQRVKESVRELAGELLALYAARQAVRGHAFSPDTPWQRQFEDAFPYQETPDQLAAIAAVKADMERPVPMDRLLVGDVGFGKTEVAMRAAFKAVQDGKQVAVLVPTTVLAYQHERTFKERFAPFPVTIRTLSRFASPAEQAEILTGLAQGTIDIVIGTHRLVQPDVRFKDLGLLIIDEEHRFGVAHKERLKQLKQNVDVLTLSATPIPRTLHMALAGIRDLSRIDTPPENRFPVQTFVVEWHESLVRDAIQRELRRGGQVFYVHNRVQSIQAVRRRLERLVPEARFAVAHGQMPEGELERVMVDFMAGKADVLVCTTIIESGLDMPNVNTLIVEDADRFGLAQLYQLRGRVGRSDRVAYAYFTYRRDKVLTEDAQKRLQAIKDFTELGAGFKLALRDLEIRGAGNLLGPEQHGFMLSVGFDLYAQLLEEAVAELRGRRRPARLKPVVDLVVDAHIPDGYIRDARQKIEFYKRVNLAETPAELAEVREALQDRYGPPPEPVRNLLALAEIRQLASRCGVFRIEQQGTRIDLEAVPPQAEALARTCEALRPQLGRRLQPVRGRPAAFFRTDGLGEREVLTALRRILRELWRHTPGGGEGAAASAGAAGPQAGEAQPTAAGASRPSRG; this is encoded by the coding sequence ATGACGGGGCGACCGGCCCAAGACCTCACCGACGAGCTCCTGCGCCTGTGGCAGCAGCTGCCGGAGTTCCCCTCCCTGGCGGGAGGGGTGCGCCGGGAACTGCCCGCCCAGGCGGTCCATGGCATCGCGGGGCCGGCGGCGGCGAGCCTCCTGGTGGCCCTGGCCGCCGCCACAGGGCGGACCCTCTTCGTGCTCACCGCGGACCAGGGCGCGGCGGACGCCCTCGCCGCCGACCTGCGCGCCTGGGTGCCGGCGGACGGCGTGGTGGTCTTCCCCGCCATCGAGGTGTTGCCCTTCGAGGTCCTGGCGACCAGCCCCGAACTCGCCGCCGCCCGCCTCCAGGCCCTGGCCCGCATCCGGCAGGGGCCGTGCATCGTCGTGGCCCCGGTGGCCGCCGTCGCGCGCCGCTTGCCCCACCCCGAGCAGTGGGCGGCCGGTCTCCTCGACCTGGAGCCGGGACAGGGGCTCGAGCGCGATGCGCTGCTGGCCCGGCTCGTCGCGGCGGGCTACCAGCGGGTCGAGCAGGTGGAGCGCCCCGGGGAGCTGGCCGCGCGCGGCGGCATCGTCGACGTCTACCCGCCCGCGGGCGAGCCCCTGCGCATCGAGTTCTTCGGCGACGAGATCGAGTCGCTGCGCCGCTTCGACCCGACGACCCAGCGCTCCACCGAGCGCCTGGACCGGGCGCAGCTGGTGCCGGCCCGCGAGCTGGTGCTGGACGAACCGGCTTGGCGCCGCGGCCTGGCCCGCCTGGCAGAGGAGCTGGAGCGGCTGCGGGAGCAGACCCGGCAGCGCCGCGGCGGGGCGGCGCGCCAGTTGCTGGAGCGGCTGGAGCAAGACCTGGCGCGCCTGGAGGCCGAGCGGGCGGTGGACCTGGCCGAGCGGTACCTCCCCCTCTTCGCGGCCGAGATGGCCACGCTGCTGGACTACGCGCCGGGACCCGCCCTGGCCGTGTGGGTCGAGCCCCGTGCCCTCGAGGAGGCGGTGGCCGACCGGGAGCGGCAGTGGCAGGAGCGCCAGGCGGATCTCCTGGCCCGCGGGGAGATCCTGCCCGCCCAGGCATCCCTGTACCTGGACGCGGGCGGGTTGTGGCGCGCCCTGGCCTCGCGGCCGGTGTTGTACCTCTCCCTGCTGGCGCGGGCGCCCGGCCAGGGCCCCGAGCCGCGGCAGGTCTTTGCCATCACCGCTCGGCCGGCGCCCATGTTCCACGGCCAGTGGGATCTGTTCGAAGAGGAGATCCGCACCTGGCAGCGCCAGCACTACCGGGTCCTGGTGGTGGCGGGCGACGAGGAGCGGGCTCGTCGGGTGCAACAGACCCTGGCCGCGGGGGACGTGGCGGCGCGGAGCGCATCCGCCCTCGGCGTCCCGGACCCCGGGGAGGTGCGGGTGGCGCCGGCCGCCCTGAGCGAGGGCTTCGAGGTGCCCGCCCTGCGCTGGGTGGTGCTGACGGAGCGCGAGGTGCTGGGCCGGCGGGTGGCCCGCCGTCGCAGCCCCACGGCCGCCGCCGAACGGGCCGAGACCCAGGCGCAGGCCCTGGAGCGCCTGGTGGACCTGAAGCCGGGCGACTACGTGGTCCACGTGCACCACGGCATCGGCCGGTTCCTCGGCCTGCGCACCATGGAGATCCAGGGGGTGCACCGCGACTACCTGACCATCCAGTACGCCGGCGGCGACCGGCTCTACGTGCCGACGGACCAGATCGAGCTGGTCCAGAAGTACGTGGGGGCCGAAGGGCACCAGCCGCGGCTGGCCAAGCTCGGTTCCGGCGAGTGGCACAAGGTCAAGCAGCGGGTCAAGGAGTCGGTGCGCGAGTTGGCCGGCGAGCTGTTGGCCCTCTACGCCGCGCGCCAGGCCGTGCGCGGGCACGCCTTCAGCCCGGACACGCCGTGGCAGCGGCAGTTCGAGGACGCCTTCCCCTACCAGGAGACGCCGGACCAGCTGGCCGCCATCGCCGCCGTCAAGGCGGACATGGAGCGGCCCGTGCCCATGGACCGGCTGCTGGTGGGCGACGTGGGCTTCGGCAAGACCGAGGTGGCGATGCGGGCCGCCTTCAAGGCCGTGCAGGACGGCAAGCAGGTGGCCGTGCTGGTGCCCACCACCGTGCTGGCCTACCAGCACGAGCGCACCTTCAAGGAGCGCTTCGCCCCGTTCCCCGTCACCATCCGCACGCTGAGCCGCTTCGCGTCGCCGGCGGAGCAGGCGGAGATCCTGACCGGCCTGGCCCAGGGGACCATCGACATCGTCATCGGTACCCATCGGCTGGTGCAGCCCGACGTGCGGTTCAAGGACCTGGGGCTCTTGATCATCGACGAGGAGCACCGCTTCGGCGTCGCCCACAAGGAGCGGCTCAAGCAGTTGAAGCAGAACGTGGACGTGCTCACCCTGTCGGCCACGCCGATCCCCCGCACGCTGCACATGGCGCTGGCGGGCATCCGGGACCTCAGCCGCATCGACACGCCCCCGGAGAACCGCTTCCCGGTGCAGACCTTCGTCGTGGAGTGGCACGAGTCCCTGGTCCGCGACGCCATCCAGCGGGAGCTGCGGCGGGGCGGCCAGGTGTTCTACGTCCACAACCGGGTCCAGAGCATCCAGGCGGTACGACGGCGTCTGGAGCGGCTGGTCCCCGAGGCCCGCTTCGCGGTGGCCCACGGCCAGATGCCGGAGGGCGAGCTGGAGCGGGTGATGGTCGACTTCATGGCGGGCAAGGCGGACGTGCTGGTCTGCACCACGATCATCGAGTCCGGCCTCGACATGCCCAACGTCAACACGCTGATCGTGGAGGACGCCGACCGCTTCGGTCTGGCCCAGCTCTACCAGCTGCGCGGGCGGGTCGGGCGATCGGACCGGGTGGCGTACGCCTACTTCACCTACCGGCGCGACAAGGTCCTGACGGAAGACGCCCAGAAGCGCCTCCAGGCGATCAAGGACTTCACCGAGCTGGGCGCGGGCTTCAAGCTGGCGCTGCGCGACCTGGAGATCCGCGGCGCCGGCAACCTCTTGGGACCCGAGCAGCACGGGTTCATGCTGTCCGTCGGCTTCGACCTGTACGCCCAGCTGCTGGAGGAGGCCGTGGCCGAGCTGCGCGGCCGCCGGCGGCCGGCGCGGCTGAAGCCGGTGGTCGACCTGGTGGTCGACGCCCACATCCCCGACGGCTACATCCGCGACGCCCGCCAGAAGATCGAGTTCTACAAGCGCGTCAACCTGGCGGAGACGCCGGCCGAGCTGGCCGAGGTGCGCGAAGCCCTGCAGGACCGCTACGGCCCGCCGCCCGAGCCCGTGCGCAACCTCCTGGCGCTGGCCGAGATCCGGCAGCTGGCCTCGCGCTGTGGCGTCTTCCGCATCGAGCAGCAGGGGACGCGCATCGACCTGGAGGCGGTGCCGCCGCAGGCGGAGGCGCTGGCGCGCACCTGCGAGGCACTGCGGCCCCAACTGGGCCGGCGGCTCCAGCCGGTGCGGGGCCGGCCGGCCGCGTTCTTCCGCACCGATGGACTGGGGGAACGCGAGGTCCTGACGGCGCTGCGGCGCATCCTGCGGGAGCTGTGGCGTCACACCCCGGGCGGCGGCGAGGGGGCCGCGGCGTCCGCGGGGGCGGCCGGGCCGCAGGCCGGGGAGGCGCAACCGACGGCGGCGGGGGCGTCCCGACCGTCCCGGGGGTGA
- the spoVT gene encoding stage V sporulation protein T, whose product MKATGIVRRIDDLGRVVIPKEIRRTLRIREGDPLEIFVDRDGEVILKKYSPIGELGDFAKELADSLHEAVNHIALVADRDAIIAVAGAPRKEFMEKRIGGAVEAAMAQRQPVLRNRPAQHPEGGTLLADDETDERFSAYVIAPILATGDVIGAVILASKDPAVQMGELELKLAETAAAVLRKQMED is encoded by the coding sequence ATGAAGGCGACGGGCATCGTGCGCCGCATCGACGACCTGGGCCGGGTCGTGATCCCCAAGGAGATCCGACGCACGCTGCGCATCCGCGAGGGTGACCCCCTGGAGATCTTCGTGGACCGCGACGGCGAGGTCATCCTGAAGAAGTACTCGCCCATCGGGGAGCTGGGCGACTTCGCCAAGGAACTGGCGGACTCGCTGCACGAGGCCGTCAACCACATCGCCCTGGTGGCGGACCGCGATGCCATCATCGCCGTGGCCGGCGCACCGCGCAAGGAGTTCATGGAGAAGCGCATCGGCGGCGCCGTGGAGGCGGCCATGGCCCAGCGGCAGCCCGTGCTGCGCAACCGCCCGGCCCAGCACCCCGAAGGGGGCACCCTCCTGGCCGACGACGAGACCGACGAGCGATTCTCCGCGTACGTGATCGCGCCCATCCTGGCCACGGGGGACGTGATCGGCGCCGTCATCCTGGCCTCCAAGGATCCCGCCGTGCAGATGGGCGAGCTGGAGCTGAAGCTGGCCGAGACGGCCGCCGCCGTACTGCGCAAGCAGATGGAGGATTGA
- the pth gene encoding aminoacyl-tRNA hydrolase produces MPRIVVGLGNPGPEYEGTRHNVGFAVVDALARRLRAADWRRGFASLWVEASWRDEPVVLLKPQTYMNRSGEAVRQVVGAWRVAPGDLLVVYDDMDLPLGHLRLRPRGSAGGHRGVASIIAALGRDDFPRLRVGIGRPPRGVDAADYVLAPFAPMERPLVEAAVRRAVEAILAVLAAGLERAMSRYNGPTPWPSAGADPAVGGGGET; encoded by the coding sequence GTGCCCCGGATCGTCGTCGGGCTCGGCAACCCCGGGCCCGAGTACGAAGGGACCCGGCACAACGTGGGCTTTGCCGTGGTCGATGCCCTGGCCCGGCGGCTGCGCGCGGCCGACTGGCGCCGGGGCTTCGCCTCCCTGTGGGTCGAGGCCTCCTGGCGCGACGAGCCGGTGGTCCTGCTCAAACCGCAGACGTACATGAACCGCAGCGGAGAGGCGGTGCGCCAGGTGGTGGGGGCCTGGCGGGTGGCGCCGGGGGACCTCCTGGTGGTCTACGACGACATGGACCTGCCCCTGGGGCACCTGCGCCTGCGCCCGCGGGGCAGCGCGGGCGGCCATCGCGGCGTGGCGTCCATCATCGCCGCCCTGGGGCGGGACGACTTCCCCCGCCTGCGGGTGGGCATCGGGCGCCCGCCGCGGGGGGTCGACGCCGCGGACTACGTGCTGGCCCCCTTTGCCCCCATGGAACGGCCGCTGGTGGAGGCGGCGGTGCGGCGGGCGGTGGAGGCGATCCTGGCGGTGCTGGCCGCGGGGCTCGAGCGGGCCATGTCCCGCTACAACGGGCCTACGCCGTGGCCGTCCGCGGGGGCGGACCCGGCCGTCGGAGGCGGAGGCGAGACATGA
- the mazG gene encoding nucleoside triphosphate pyrophosphohydrolase produces the protein MREGQGREGPGAAGTGGTPAAGDANDPYGFARVVELVRRLRAPGGCPWDRAQTHRSLRRFALEEAYELVEAIDAGDARHLADELGDLLLQVLLHAQIAAEAGAFTIADVCHALADKLIRRHPHVFGDAEARSPAEVQRLWTAIKQAEAAQAEAGPAEAAAAPGRDLEDASPDVARGAPAALVEAYRVQERAARIGLDWPDARGVRAKLNEELAELDAAVATGDSRRIEEELGDVLFLLVNAGRHWGVYAETALLGAVRKFRRRVRCMEEHARRQGRTLAELSPAELDRLWEAAKAQERGRIQASSAEHTSGIRPDARGGKRG, from the coding sequence GTGAGGGAAGGCCAAGGTCGCGAAGGGCCCGGCGCCGCGGGAACCGGTGGCACGCCCGCCGCCGGGGACGCCAACGACCCGTACGGATTCGCCCGGGTGGTGGAACTGGTCCGGCGGTTGCGGGCCCCGGGCGGCTGTCCCTGGGATCGCGCCCAGACGCACCGGTCGCTGCGGCGCTTCGCGCTGGAAGAGGCGTACGAGCTGGTCGAGGCCATCGACGCCGGGGATGCCCGCCACCTGGCCGACGAGCTGGGTGACCTCCTGCTCCAAGTCCTCCTGCATGCCCAGATCGCCGCGGAAGCGGGGGCCTTCACCATCGCCGACGTCTGCCATGCGTTGGCGGACAAGCTGATCCGCCGCCATCCCCACGTGTTCGGTGACGCCGAGGCCCGGAGCCCGGCCGAGGTCCAACGGCTGTGGACGGCGATCAAGCAGGCCGAGGCGGCGCAGGCCGAGGCCGGCCCAGCCGAGGCGGCGGCCGCGCCGGGGCGCGACCTCGAGGACGCCTCGCCGGACGTCGCCCGAGGGGCCCCCGCGGCCCTGGTGGAGGCCTATCGGGTGCAGGAGCGGGCGGCCCGGATCGGCTTGGACTGGCCCGACGCCCGCGGGGTGCGCGCCAAGCTGAACGAGGAGCTGGCGGAGCTGGACGCGGCGGTGGCGACGGGCGACAGCCGGCGGATCGAGGAGGAGCTGGGCGACGTCCTGTTCCTCCTGGTCAACGCGGGCCGCCACTGGGGGGTGTACGCCGAGACGGCCCTGCTGGGGGCGGTGCGCAAGTTCCGCCGCCGCGTCCGCTGCATGGAGGAGCACGCCCGTCGCCAGGGGCGAACGCTGGCGGAGCTGTCGCCGGCCGAGCTCGACCGGCTGTGGGAGGCCGCCAAGGCCCAGGAGCGCGGGAGGATTCAGGCCTCGTCCGCAGAACACACAAGCGGAATTCGACCCGACGCGAGGGGAGGGAAGCGTGGGTGA
- a CDS encoding HU family DNA-binding protein, producing the protein MNKPELVNAIAEKTGLNKKDSERAVNAFVESVSEALAKGEKVSLVGFGTFEVRTRQARTGRNPRTGQTLTIPAAKVPAFKPGKQLREMVK; encoded by the coding sequence GTGAACAAGCCCGAGCTGGTGAACGCCATCGCGGAGAAGACCGGCTTGAACAAGAAGGACAGCGAGCGGGCGGTGAACGCCTTCGTGGAGTCCGTCAGCGAGGCGCTGGCCAAGGGTGAGAAGGTCTCGCTGGTGGGCTTCGGCACCTTCGAGGTGCGCACGCGCCAGGCGCGGACCGGGCGCAACCCACGGACGGGGCAGACGCTGACCATCCCCGCGGCCAAGGTCCCGGCCTTCAAGCCCGGCAAGCAGCTGCGGGAGATGGTGAAGTAG
- the yabQ gene encoding spore cortex biosynthesis protein YabQ, whose protein sequence is MFSLTVQTYMMAVDVALGIILGFLFDIFRALRRVLDGGPTRRPWLDALLDAAFWAIALPLVVLAWGLGNWGQVRAFTLLGLALGLGLYAGLGSPVLLPALTATYRSVGGGVIRLGRGTRRAAGALARAVRRGMAGLRTLVGWLLMPVTRPLRWLLAPLLAPVHRALIAPVAARLRRFVLDPWRRGVPSRRRIAAAWRRWRAAMAAWLGPGKGEPPPPRS, encoded by the coding sequence ATGTTCTCCCTGACCGTGCAGACCTACATGATGGCCGTCGACGTGGCCCTGGGGATCATCCTCGGCTTCCTGTTCGACATCTTTCGGGCCCTGCGACGGGTCCTGGACGGGGGCCCGACCCGGCGGCCCTGGCTCGATGCGCTGCTGGACGCCGCCTTCTGGGCGATCGCTCTCCCCCTGGTCGTGCTGGCCTGGGGCCTGGGCAACTGGGGCCAGGTGCGCGCCTTCACCCTGCTCGGGCTGGCGCTTGGCCTAGGCCTGTACGCGGGCCTCGGATCCCCCGTCCTCCTGCCGGCCCTGACCGCGACGTACCGGTCCGTCGGCGGGGGGGTGATCCGGCTGGGGCGGGGGACGCGGCGGGCCGCCGGCGCCCTGGCGCGCGCCGTGCGTCGCGGCATGGCGGGCCTGCGGACGCTGGTGGGCTGGTTGCTGATGCCGGTGACGCGCCCCCTCCGGTGGCTCCTCGCCCCGCTGCTGGCGCCCGTCCATCGGGCGCTGATCGCGCCCGTGGCGGCGCGGCTGCGCCGGTTCGTCCTGGACCCATGGCGGCGCGGGGTCCCGTCCCGGCGGCGGATCGCCGCGGCCTGGCGTCGGTGGCGGGCCGCGATGGCGGCCTGGCTGGGGCCTGGCAAGGGGGAGCCGCCCCCGCCCCGGTCCTGA
- the glmU gene encoding bifunctional UDP-N-acetylglucosamine diphosphorylase/glucosamine-1-phosphate N-acetyltransferase GlmU: protein MDQRLCAVVLAAGLGKRMRSERAKVLHEVAGRPMVEHVVRAAEAAGVDRIVVVVGHQAERVRDRLGERVAYAVQSQPLGTGHAVLAAEAAVGDADHVLVLYGDMPLLEGPVLERLIAAHRRSQAAATLLTVELDDPTGYGRIVRDAGGRVVRIVEEADATAAERAIREVNTGIACYRREPLFAALRRLTPANAQGEYYLVDVVRLLREQGLEVQTVPAPDPEPVQGVNDREALARAEAALRQRIRRRWMAAGVTLIDPASTWIDDDVEIGRDTVIYPNTVLAAGSRIGEGCRLGPGAHIAGSVLGRDVQVWYSVVEQSELGDGCRVGPFSHVRPGCRIAPGVRIGNFAELKNAQVGEGAKVNHHSYLGDARVGAGVNIGAGTVTVNYDGHRKHATVIEDGAFIGCNANLVAPVRVGRGAYVAAGSTVTQDVPADALAIARERQVNKEGWAARWRQRGRGRNGDGVR from the coding sequence GTGGACCAACGGCTGTGTGCGGTCGTCCTGGCCGCCGGCCTGGGCAAGCGCATGCGCTCCGAGCGTGCCAAGGTGTTGCACGAGGTGGCCGGCCGGCCCATGGTCGAGCACGTGGTGCGCGCCGCGGAGGCGGCGGGTGTCGACCGGATCGTGGTGGTGGTCGGCCACCAGGCGGAGCGGGTGCGGGACCGGCTGGGCGAGCGGGTGGCCTACGCGGTCCAGTCGCAGCCCCTGGGAACCGGCCACGCCGTCCTGGCGGCCGAGGCGGCCGTCGGGGACGCCGACCACGTCCTGGTGCTCTATGGCGACATGCCCCTGCTCGAGGGGCCGGTGCTGGAGCGCCTGATCGCCGCCCACCGCCGGTCCCAGGCGGCGGCGACGCTGCTGACGGTCGAGCTGGACGATCCCACGGGGTACGGCCGGATCGTCCGCGACGCTGGCGGCCGGGTGGTCCGGATCGTGGAAGAGGCCGACGCCACCGCCGCCGAACGGGCGATCCGGGAGGTCAACACCGGCATCGCCTGCTACCGGCGGGAGCCGCTGTTCGCCGCCCTGCGGCGGCTGACCCCCGCCAACGCCCAGGGCGAGTACTACCTGGTGGACGTGGTGCGCCTCCTGCGGGAGCAGGGGCTCGAGGTGCAGACCGTCCCCGCGCCGGATCCCGAGCCGGTCCAGGGGGTCAACGACCGCGAGGCCCTGGCCCGGGCGGAGGCCGCCCTGCGCCAGCGCATCCGACGGCGGTGGATGGCGGCGGGCGTCACCCTGATCGATCCCGCCAGCACCTGGATCGACGACGACGTGGAGATCGGCCGCGACACGGTGATCTACCCGAATACCGTGCTGGCCGCGGGGTCGCGGATCGGCGAGGGGTGCCGGCTGGGGCCGGGAGCCCACATCGCCGGCAGCGTGTTGGGGCGCGACGTGCAGGTCTGGTACTCGGTGGTGGAGCAGAGCGAGCTCGGCGACGGCTGCCGCGTCGGCCCCTTCAGCCATGTGCGCCCGGGTTGTCGCATCGCCCCCGGCGTGCGGATCGGCAACTTCGCGGAGCTCAAGAACGCCCAGGTGGGCGAGGGGGCCAAGGTCAACCACCACTCCTACCTGGGCGACGCCCGGGTCGGAGCCGGCGTGAACATCGGGGCCGGGACGGTGACGGTGAACTACGACGGCCACCGCAAGCACGCCACCGTGATCGAGGACGGCGCCTTCATCGGCTGCAATGCCAACCTGGTCGCCCCCGTGCGGGTCGGCCGCGGCGCGTACGTCGCCGCCGGTTCGACCGTCACCCAGGACGTCCCCGCCGACGCCCTGGCCATCGCCCGGGAGCGCCAGGTCAACAAGGAAGGGTGGGCGGCCCGCTGGCGCCAGCGGGGACGGGGGAGGAACGGCGATGGCGTACGATAG
- a CDS encoding 50S ribosomal protein L25, producing MQAVLRAVPREPGHARRVRREGGIPAVLYGPSGNFPVRLDAREFHRLLASGEARGVFRVELVRDGESRQLNAVIKEIQRHPVRGDLLHVDLFEVKEDEPVRAEVPVVLTGVEEAEKRGIVQHQLAELEVECLPRHLPAAIEADVAHLPVGEELRVRDLPIPAEVRVLNEPDEIVAVLLPPKELEPEAEAGTESEAGGTAGGTGAAAPAGGAS from the coding sequence GTGCAAGCCGTGCTACGTGCGGTACCCCGGGAACCCGGCCACGCCCGGCGGGTGCGCCGGGAGGGCGGCATCCCGGCGGTGCTCTACGGGCCCAGCGGGAACTTCCCCGTGCGGCTGGACGCCCGCGAGTTCCACCGGCTGCTGGCGTCCGGCGAGGCCCGCGGCGTCTTTCGGGTCGAGCTCGTCCGCGACGGGGAGTCCCGCCAGCTGAACGCCGTGATCAAGGAGATCCAGCGGCACCCCGTGCGGGGCGATCTGCTCCACGTCGACCTGTTCGAGGTGAAGGAGGACGAGCCGGTGCGCGCGGAGGTACCGGTCGTCCTCACGGGCGTCGAGGAGGCCGAGAAGCGCGGCATCGTGCAGCACCAGCTGGCGGAGCTGGAGGTCGAGTGCCTGCCGCGGCACCTGCCGGCGGCCATCGAGGCCGACGTGGCCCATCTGCCGGTAGGCGAGGAGTTGCGCGTGCGGGACTTGCCGATCCCGGCCGAGGTGCGGGTGCTCAACGAACCGGACGAGATCGTGGCGGTCCTGCTGCCGCCCAAGGAGCTGGAGCCCGAGGCGGAGGCCGGGACCGAGTCCGAGGCGGGCGGCACCGCGGGAGGGACTGGTGCGGCGGCGCCGGCCGGGGGCGCGAGCTGA
- a CDS encoding ribose-phosphate pyrophosphokinase, with translation MAYDSGRLKLFAGSANPALARAIAQHIGVPLGDLELGRFANGEVRVSVNESVRGADVFVIQPTCHPPNDTLMELLVLLDALKRASAWRVNAVVPFYGYARQDRKTRPREPITAKLVANLLTVAGADRVVTMDLHAGQIQGFFDVPVDHLTAVPLLADYFARKRLERPVVVSPDHGGVTRARELADRLGVPIAIIDKRRPEPGVAEVMSVVGDVEGRTAIMIDDIIDSGGTIRHGAEALIALGAKAVYACCTHPVFSGNALQRLAEAPIEEIVVTDTIPLPPGAEKARVKVLSVAPIFGEAIVRIHEDLSVSRLFT, from the coding sequence ATGGCGTACGATAGCGGGCGGCTCAAGCTGTTCGCCGGCAGCGCCAACCCGGCCCTGGCGCGGGCCATCGCCCAGCACATCGGCGTTCCCCTGGGCGACCTGGAGCTGGGCCGGTTCGCCAACGGCGAGGTGCGGGTCTCGGTCAACGAGAGCGTCCGCGGGGCGGACGTCTTCGTCATCCAGCCGACCTGCCACCCGCCCAACGACACGCTGATGGAGCTCCTGGTGCTGCTGGACGCCTTGAAGCGGGCGTCGGCGTGGCGAGTGAACGCGGTCGTGCCCTTCTACGGCTACGCCCGGCAGGACCGCAAGACCCGGCCGCGGGAGCCCATCACGGCCAAGCTGGTCGCCAACCTCTTGACCGTGGCCGGCGCCGACCGCGTGGTCACCATGGACCTGCACGCCGGCCAGATCCAGGGCTTCTTCGACGTGCCGGTGGATCACCTCACCGCGGTGCCGCTGCTGGCCGACTACTTCGCCCGCAAGCGGCTGGAGAGGCCGGTGGTGGTCTCGCCGGATCACGGCGGCGTCACCCGCGCCCGGGAGCTGGCGGATCGGCTGGGCGTCCCCATCGCCATCATCGACAAGCGGCGGCCGGAGCCGGGGGTGGCGGAGGTCATGTCGGTGGTCGGCGACGTGGAAGGCCGCACCGCCATCATGATCGACGACATCATCGACTCCGGCGGCACCATCCGCCACGGGGCCGAGGCGCTGATCGCGCTGGGGGCCAAGGCGGTGTACGCCTGCTGCACGCACCCCGTCTTCTCGGGCAACGCCTTGCAGCGGCTGGCCGAGGCGCCGATCGAGGAGATCGTGGTGACCGACACCATCCCCCTGCCGCCGGGGGCGGAGAAGGCGCGGGTCAAGGTGCTCTCCGTCGCGCCCATCTTCGGCGAGGCCATCGTCCGCATCCACGAGGACCTCTCCGTCAGCCGCCTCTTCACCTGA